From a region of the Vicingus serpentipes genome:
- the ybeY gene encoding rRNA maturation RNase YbeY, with product MSTISFFSEDIDFELIDESNYISWLQNVVESENKISGELSFVFCDDEYLHKINLQYLNHDTYTDIITFDYTESGVIAGDIFISIDRVKENALLYNKPFKNELSRVIVHGVLHLAGYKDKSEEESTLMRSKEDFYLNLLP from the coding sequence GATTTTGAATTAATCGATGAATCAAATTATATTTCATGGCTTCAAAATGTTGTTGAATCTGAGAATAAAATTTCTGGCGAACTATCTTTTGTTTTTTGTGATGATGAATATCTACATAAGATTAATCTTCAGTATTTAAATCATGACACATACACAGATATAATTACTTTTGATTATACAGAATCTGGAGTTATCGCTGGCGATATTTTTATTAGCATTGATCGTGTTAAAGAAAATGCTTTATTGTATAATAAACCTTTTAAAAATGAACTTTCTCGTGTTATTGTTCATGGGGTTTTACACTTGGCTGGCTATAAAGATAAATCCGAAGAAGAATCAACCTTAATGCGTTCCAAGGAAGATTTTTATTTAAATTTGCTTCCTTGA